The DNA region CTTCCGCAAAAGATTTTTTCGACGTTTTCGTTGTTTCTTCAGCCGGTTCAACATGGATGGGTTTTGCGGCTTTGACAAAAACAGCGGACAAAAGATAACTCAGAGCATCGATAACAAAAAGAACCGCAACCGGAACTATCTTTGTCAGAGTTCCTCCCCATGCAGGTCCCATGCTTCGTGCCACCCGCTTGGTTGTGTCGAGAAGGCCATTCAATCCTTGAAGACGATTTTTTTCCACAAAATCCGGAATCAAGCCCGAATAAGCAGGAAAACCAAAACACCTCGCTATACCGATCACCGCAGCCAATGAAACCAGGGAAGGAACCGTCAACATGTTGAAGATATACAGGACGGGTGCAGTCAACACCAACACTGAACAAATGGTATTCACAATCGTGATGGTCCGAATTTTATTCCAACGATCTGAATATACACCTCCCATGAGACCGACGATGAACAAAGGCGTTCGAGACGCCAGCATGACCAACGCAACATGATTCCCTGACCCTGACATTTGCAAGACCAGCCAAAGCAACGCTATTTCATGCAACTGGTCCCCCAACAAATTGGAAGTCGTACTGTACCACAATAACCGGACGTTTCTTTCTTTCAGAAGTTTTAAATAATGATACCTGTCTTTCATGGCATTTGATCCCTGTTTATTTTTGATGGTGATCAGACATTTTTAGAGTTGGAATCCTCATCAACATCGTCCGCTTTTGTGTCCAGCAACCGTTTCGGCGTGCACAGCCCCTGCCTGACAAGTGGCTGCAGGGAAACACCAACAAACACGCGGGGACTCCCCGTGAGCCGCCGGAACCCCCGCCGGCACACCGGCGGAGGGTTGCCGGTTTCCGCTACCCGGATGTCACGCAATCCACCGATACAGGTTTCTTTCCAATCTTCACTTTCATCTTCGTGCTCCCGCAAGTCACCTCATATTCGGAATCCTCGCCGACCATTTGCACCAATTGTCCCTGCCGATCCGTACGTACTTCCACCGGAACGGCTCCCACTTCTCCCTTCAATTCTTCAGGAATCACGGCAGTGATGCCAACCGAGCTTCCCGATACGGGCTTGCCTTGCAAATCGATGACCCGGACGATCAGGGGGACCGTTTTCCGCGAAAAGGACATGTCACTCTGACAACCCGTCACCATCAACAGACAACCGATGACCCATGCAAAGACCCGCATTTCCCACTCCTCCGTACATCTCGTTCGGTCCGTCAACACCGAGGATGATTTCAGATTTATCAATAAAATATTTTAATGGATTTCAACTTTTTTGGCACATCAAACTGTTTTCCTGATGAAACCCGCTCCACGCCGGTTGTTCCAAACCTGCTTCCCGTTCAATTAACCCCCTTGTCTGAAACGACAAGGGGCTCGCTTTCACGAAACCGCTCTCCACGGGAAAAGGGGGTTTCATGTGTGTCGGTTTCCGCTCAAATCCCGCTCGTCGATCATGCCCCCGTATTCAACCCATGCTTCCCCGGTTTCCTCCTGTCCGGTAAAAATTCGTGGAATCTTTTGATCAACGCCCGCTTGTCAATGCGTCGATGGTCGCCGCCATCATCAGTGGACTCACAGTTTTGAATGATCATTTCTTGGGCGAATGAAAAAACGCTGGCAGGGATTCGTCCCTCCAGCCTTTTTCATTCTATATGAAACAGCATCCAAATGACCGTCGCCAAGATGCGGGAGGCTTCTTCCCCTTTCAGCCGGGGGTCACCGGCGACGGCCACCGTGAATTCTTCGGCCAGCGCCGGCGGGAGTTGCTCCGGGTAAAATCCGTTCTTGTCCAAAAAATAGAGAAGGACAGTCAGTCCCGTCCGTTTATTGCCGTTGCGGAACACATGACCCTGAACGATGGATTGAAAGAGAGCCGCTGCTTTATGCCAGATCGTGGGATGCAGCTCTACCTCAAATGCCACCATTTGCGGGCGCCGGACCGCCGACTTCAGCGCATCCGGATGCAGTACTCCGCCGTTTTCCGGTTCATCGTATTGCCGCATGACTGCTTCATGAGCCAGCAATATCTCTTCCAGCGTCAGATAATTCACGTCGATGGGGACATCGGGCTTAGGTTCCAGTTCCTCCAACTGTTCCACCGCTTGCCGGATCAGACGGTCCACCAGGGATTTGGCTTCTTCATGATTCATGGGATCACCGATCTTTCAGGTTTTTCAAGGTCTCGTCAAAATCCCGGAAAATTTTCTGCATCGATTCAAAGAACCGAGGATCCACATTCGGCGGCAACGTTTGGGACGGCCGAATCAAAATGCCCTTGTCGCTTGGGATAAACTCCACCACATCCCCTTGCCGGATTCCGTACTGATCAGCCAGTTTCTTCGGGATTGTCACACTCAGGCTATGCCCGAGCTTGTTCACTTTGCGGTACTCCTTGGCCACTTCACTCATCCTCCCGTCTCCTTCCTGTTTACGATTTTCTTGTATATATAGTTTATACGTTTATACATGATAAGAAAAGCCTCAAGGATTCCATGGGGTTTGTTCGATGCGTTGTGCCACTTCACCGAAGACATCATTCAAGCCTCTAAGCAGAGCATTCCATATGACGCGAACACTTACTTGGAAAGATCAATAAACATTGCCCGGCGGATCTCGGATGTCCGTGTTTCCATGAAGAAAATTTATGTCGAACCGAAACGAAAAAACCGGGTGAAAACCCGGTTTGACATCGTTCTTCGTTTTGAACACGTATTGCAGCTGTATTGGATCATTGAAAGACCCGCCACACAAAAAATTCCCTCCTAAAGTCCACCATCGACCGTGATGAGTACCGTAAAGAGAATGACCATTTCGGCAACCGTTTTTGCGATACACTCCCCCGCATTCAACCCATGCTCCCCCGATTTCCTCCGCTCCGGTAAAATTCGTGGAACAGTTTGATCAACGCCCGCTTCTCGATCCGCGACACGTACGAGCGCGAAATATTCAGCTCCTTCGCGATTTCCCGCTGGGTCTTTTCTTTTCCGCCTCCCAGCCCGAACCGGTAGCGGATCACTTCCTGTTCCCGATCATCCAGAATGTGCAGATGGCTGTAGATCTTCTTCTTTTCGATCCGGGTCTGCACCAGATCCACCACTTCATCCCGATCAGTGCCGAGAATATCGATCAGGGTGATTTCATTTCCTTCTTTGTCCGTACCGATCGGATCCTGCAGGGACACATCCTTGCGTGCCTTTTTGAGCGATCGGAGATGCATGAGGATTTCATTTTCGATGCACCGAGCCGCATACGTGGCCAGTTTGGTTCCCTTGTCCGGCTGGTACGATTCGATGGCCTTGATCAATCCGATGGTCCCGATGGAAATCAAATCTTCGTTGTCCTCACCCGTGTTTTCGAATTTCTTGACAATGTGTGCCACCAGCCGGAGATTGTGCTCGATCAACCGGTTGCGGGCTTCTCTGTCCCCCTGCTTCATCAGTTGCAGGCACTTTTCTTCCTCCTCTTCCGACAGCGGATGGGGAAAAGCGTTGTTCTTGACATACGAAACAAAGATGAGCATCTCTTTCAACAGCATGAACAGGGCCGTCACCAGACCGGGCAAATCCGATGCACCTCCATCCCGGTTCATCCGCAATGACCATGACCATCCTATTCATGGGCTTTTGTCCGTGTTCCTGGAACAAGCGATGCAGACATCCAACACAGTGTATGACGGTCACCCGTTGTCTTATGGCGAAAAAAAACGGCCGCACAAAAAAATGCCGACTTACCGGAAAGATTTTGAATATGTATCATGTAATATCTTTTAACAATTTACGCTGATGACACGATGGCCAAGGAAGCCTTTCTGCGTCCCGCGATGCCCGATGTGTTGAAGCAGTGGCACATTCGTTTGGAACGATTGCAGCCCGAGCCGGATAATCTTGTATTGGATGCGGGATGCAACCTCGGGGATCTCATTGATACGATGTTTCGGGAGAAAGGAGCCATTCCGTTGAATAACGATCTGGCCTTTCGCTATGAGTGGAAATACAAAAAAGAGGACCTGAAATACTGTCCCCGTTGCGGTCACCGTTTCTCATTGGAAGACCTTCACATTCCCGACCAGCCCCAGCTGGTTTGCCACCGCTGCCGCTTCGTGTTCTACCTGGATCCCAAGCTGGCGGTCGTCGCGGTGGTCTTGAACCGGGAACGGACAAAGGTGCTTCTGCTCCAAAGAAATGAAGCCCCCGGGAAAGGATTGTGGGCATTTCCCGGAGGCTATGTCGAGCGCGGGCAGGATCTTTTTGAAACCATACAAAACGAGGTCAAAGAAGAAACAGGTCTGACAGTGAAAGTCGGCAAGATCATTGACACCCTTTCTCTGCCGGAAGATGGTCTTGTCCAATTAACCTACTAAGCCATTTCCGATCATGAAAAAGTCACCGTGAACATCGAGAGCAAAAAAGGTTGCTTCTTCAACTTTGATGAAATCCCTTGGGACAAACTTGCCTTTCCCTCAACCGAAAAACTGTTGCGTTTGTACACGGATGCCGTTCAGCCCGGAAATGACTCGCCAAATCAGGAAGTTTGATTGGGCTCCCCGTTTTGTTGACGCCTTCTCCATACATGCAGCATTCCACGTACGATTCCGGAGAAGGAAGCCGTCCGAACCTCGTTCCAAAAAACCGGGACACCTTCGTGAGAAAAATGTATGGTTCCTGGATCGTTCAGGCGAGTGACCGGTACACCCTCGTCAATGCCTCATATATTGTAACATCGGCCCCAACAGAACCAAAAAGGAGAGCCCAGATGAAACCGATCATCATCTTTTCGCACATCCCCAAAACGGGGGGACTGACGATGCGCCGCTTCCTGGATCGGCATTTCCGGCCCGGACAGATTTTCAAATACCCGGCGCATTCGGAAGCGCACAAGATCCGGTTGAGCGCCGCGCAAATCTCCCGAATCCGTTGCGTGTACGGGCATTGCCGATTCGGGGTTCACAAGCTGTTCAGGCGGCCATTCAAATATTTTTCGATGGTGCGGGATCCTCTGAACCGGATCATCTCCGCCTACTATTTCATCCGGTCCAGTCCGTCCAACCGACTTCATCACATGGTCAGCAACATGTCGCTGCATGATTTCGTCTTCTCCAACGACCCCTTGATCCGGGAACCCCTCTCCAATCACCAGACCCGGTTCATCTCCGGGATGAAGAACCCCGACTTGAAGGTGGCCTTGGAAAACATCCGCAAACACTACCTGCTCGTCGGATTGACGGAGAAGTATCCGGAATCGGTGTTTCTGCTCAATCGCGCGATGGGTTGGGCTCACCGGCCGTACACCCGGGAAAACGTCACCAAATCCCGTCCGAAGGATCCCCCGGTGACCCCGGAGATGATCGATCATATCAAGAAACAAAACCGGTTGGATTATGACCTGTATGCATACTGCCAAGAACGGCTGGAGTCCCGTCTGTCCGCCCTCTCGCCCTCCGAAAAAAGACAGCTGGCACGGTATGTGCGCATCCATGCGAAGTGAACCGGCCGGTTCTTCGGGAGTTGATCTTGAAGAACCGGCTTTTGCATGCCATCGTCAAAAAAAAGATACTTTTTGGTCGCGCCCCGGATGTTACAATGTATGCATGCCCCCATCAACCGAACGGGAATTGTCTCGAACCAGAAAGAAACGGAGTGACGAACATGAATTGGTGGGATATTTTCGTCGCCTTTGTGCTCGGCACGGTGGAAGGGTTGACCGAGTTCGCTCCCGTTTCATCCACCGGACACATGATCATTGTCGGGGAAGAATTGCTGCATTTCACGGGAGAGCGTGCCGCAACGTTTGAAGTGTTCATCCAGCTCGGCTCCATCCTGGCGGTGGTGGTGGTGTTCTGGAAACGCATGCTGAGCCTGATCGGCATCCAGGTGGGAGAATTCAAGGAATCGGAGAGCGGATCTCTCAGCATCGTACATATCTTGCTTGCCATGCTGCCGGCGGTGGTTGTCGGTCTGATTGCCCACGATTTCATCAAGGAAGTGCTGTTTTCCCCGCAACGGGTGGTCATCGGTCTCATTGCGGGGGGAGCGTTGATGATCCTGGCCGAAACGATCATGCGCAAGCCGACGGCGACCAGCCTGGACCACATCACGTACAAGCAAGCTTTCATCATCGGCATGTTCCAGCTGTTGGCCCTGTGGCCGGGCTTCTCCCGCTCCGGTTCCACCATTTCCGGCGGCATTCTGTCCGGCGCCGATCACAAAACGGCTTCGGAGTTCTCGTTTATCGTCGCCGTCCCGATGATGCTCGGGGCCAACGTCCTGAGCCTCTACAAGAGCTGGGACATTCTCGGCGCAAAAGACATTCCGCTGTTCGCCACCGGTTTTGTGGTTGCCTTCATCGTGTCGCTCTTGGCGATCAAGTTCTTCCTGCAACTGATCCCCAAGACCCGTTTGTTGCCGTTCGCGCTGTACCGCTTTGCAGTGGCTGGTATCTTCATCCTGTTCTTCCTGTAAAAAAAGAGCCGCCTTTCAAAGGCGGCTCTTTTTCATATGCAATGATTTCGTTTTTTCAAATATTAGCGGGAAAACGGATACTGGTTCGGAGTGACGTACGTGCCGGGGCCGGGGAATTGCGGTTGGGAGTATTGGCCGTGTCCCGAATACTGGCCGCCTTGCGGAGCGGGCAGAGCCTTCTGTTGTTGAGCTGCCTGTTGTTGAAGCTGCTGGCGGGCTTCCTCATCCAGACCTTCCATTCCGAACTCCTCAAGCACGCGTTCGACCAGTTTCAATTCGTCATTCACCACTTCATCCTGGTCGCGCGATTTCAGCAGCAGGTTCTGGTATTGGAGGAGTGCTTCCTCAATCAGGTCCAGTTCTGCCTTGGTCAGGTTCACGGTGATCTTCATCGTTTCTACTCCTTTGGATTTTCCTTTGCCTATCATATATGATAATCAGACAGAAATAACAAAACAACCAGAAGAAACTTCGATTGCCATAATGACACAACCCTGTCAAGCTGAAAAAGTCAGCCTCTTTCACCGCTTGCAAGCCGCGGCAATCCAAGTGCCTTCCGGTTGTTTCCTACTTGGTATTCTATTTTTTACTTCTATTTTCCTTTTATATTTGTCAAATTCTCTTTTCCATTCTCTGTTATTCCTTCTTTTTCCACTCGAGACAACTCATCCATGATCCGACGGAAAATCCGTTTGGCCTTCGGATCATCGGAATCGGTGATGTTCGACAGAACGACGGCGACGGAATAGCGGGGCTTTTCCCAAGGCCCGAACCCGATCATCCATTTGTTGTAAACCGGGTTCTCTTTGGTGCCTGTTTCGGCGGTTCCCGTCTTTCCGGCCAGATTCCACGCACCGCCACCCACGCTCCTGGCCGTTCCGTGCGTGACCACGCCGCGCATCATCATGCGGACGGCCCGCAAGGTGTCCTCCCGAATCGGCTTGGCTCCGGGCATGTAGTGATTGTCAAACTTCCAGATCGTCCGGCCGTCTTCCGACCGAATTTCCGTGACCAACCGCGGCTGCGGCGGACGCCCTCCGTGAAAGAGAGCCGTGACCAAATCGGCGGCTTGTACCGGAGTGACCCGGACGCTTTGTTGTCCGATGGCCGTTCGTACCAGTGCCCAAGGATCGTTCTTTTCCCTCTGTTCCTTGAAGATGACTCCACTTTGTTCTTCCGGGAGCTGGGCAAATTGCGGATCCTGGAACACCGTTCCTCTCCAGATGATTTTCTGCCCCAGGCCGAGCCGTTTGGCATAGGCCTCCAGCTTCTCGGCTCCCAGCTTGATGGCCACCTGCCCCATCACCAGGTTGCAGGAATTGGCGAAAGCTTGGGCAAAGGTTTGTTTCCCGTGTCCCTTTTGTCCCGAATCCCGCAGATTGTATTTCTCCCAGTGTCCGTCGCAATGAAACTCGGTGTCCGGCGTGACAATGCCTTCTTCAAGCGCGGCAATGGCCACCACCGTCTTGAAAATCGAGCCGGGCGTTTTCTCCGTCACGGCCCGATTGATCCAACCGTCCCCCGACTTGTTTCCGGATTCGTCCCCCTGACTGGCCATGGCCAGGATGTTGCCGGTGGCGATTTCCTGAACGATCGCCGCTCCGTCCTTGACCTGCTCGTCACGAAGAATGGTCTCCACCCGTCGCTGGATCTCCCTGTCCAGCGTGGTGATGAGCGTGTGTTCCGGAGTATCCCCCGCTCCCTGCCCCGTTTTGGTCCGCAGGGCGACACCGTTCAAAGGGCGACCGGTGTTGGTGGCCGTGTAGGCGAGCAGATTCCAGGCTTCACTGTGCAAAAAGGGTTCAAATGCCGATTCGATGCCGGAGATGCCCAACGGGGAATGGGCGCTCCATTTTCCCGCTTCCACTTCCTCCCCGAACCGCTTTTTCATCAGCTCGGGAGCCCGCACCACCTGACCGATCACTTGTTTGGCCAGGTTGCCGGTGGCGGTGCGACCGTCCGAAAGCACGGGAAAAATGCCCGGAATGGACAGCTTCTCCACCTGAAGACGCTCGTCCGCTTCCAACACGATCTCCCCGCCTTTTTCATCGGTGAGGATCACCGGATGCTCCAGTTCCGAAAGACGTTTTTTCAACCGTTCGGAATCATGGCCGATCAGAGCGGCCAGACGCCCGATTTTCTCTTCCCGAAGGCCGATCTGTTCCCGCGTCATGGGAAACGCCAGTATGCGCCACGTTCCTTCTCCCCGGAGCGGACGTCCTTTCCGGTCGAGAATCTGTCCGCGCCCGCTGTCGATGATGATTTCCCGATCCTGGTTTTCCCGGGCCCTCTCCGCAAGATCTTCCGGTGTGCCGAACCGGGTGAATCCGTGCACCGGCTCCACCTGAATGCTGTACAACCGTACCAGGATGACGGAAAAGCAACACGCAAACACGAAACTGATGAATGCCGCCCGTCCTCTTTTCATCGATCGCCCCCCGTTTCCTCTCCTTCCAGCTTCGACAGGAAGCGGGACGGGTATACTCCGGGAGATGGTCTCAGGGAAGCGAATCAATTTTCCGACAAATGAATGTTGTCAACCCCATCAAAACTTCATGGTGGTACCGAAAAAGCCGTCCCGTTCACCGCTTCTCCACGTTTTCTTCAACAAAACGACGGTTTTGTGCGGTCGAGCACCGGAAACATCTCATGGGGCCACTTCAGAAAACGGATTGAAAAAACGGAACAACCGGGGAATGATCTTTTCCGGAACGGATGCGACTTTCGCGTGAGCACTGTCAGGGCATTGTCGGATTGTCCGAAATGCGTGGGTGGGATTACGGAGAAACGGAGATTCTGCCGGCCATGGAAGCAGGATCATTCTTTGGTCATGTCAGTCCGGAAGGTCGGGTTGTATCCGCTTCTGCCGTCTTTGCATATGGTTCACGGCTTTCATCCCTGGGTCTCGTCATGGTGGATCCCGAATGGAGAAGAAGGGGATTGGCCACGGAGGCGGTGAGGCATTGCATGGGGATTTGTGCTCCATGGAGTTCCTCCGGTCATGGTCTCGGGAAAAGCAGATCTCCCGGACCGAAGCCGGCTCTTTGCCCTTGTCGGTCAGGCATACGGGTGACGGAAGTCGCCGGAGGACACGACAACACCCGCCCCCTGCGTGTGAAGGAACGGGTGTTGTCGTTCGAAGGGTCCGTCAGTCTCCGGACGCTTGGCGTTTGCTCCTGTTTTCCCGGCTCATATTGATGTACTTCTGGTGTTGTTGATAGTCTGAGGCAAAGTAATGCTCTCCGGACCCGTCTTCTTTGGTGACATAGAAATAGTAATTGTGTTTCGTGGGTTCCAACGCCGCTTTCAGTGCATCTTCCCCGGGACAGCCGATGGGACCCGGTGGCAAACCCTTGATGTGATAGGTGTTGTAGGGATGCTCCAGTTTGGTCATTTTTTGGGTGGGCATCACCTTTTGCCCCTTCATGCTGTAAATGTACACGATCGTGGCATCGATCTGCAGTTTGGGGTATTGGTTGCTGTTCAGCCGGTTGTAGATCACACCGGCGATTTTGGGAAATTCCGCTTTCACCTGGCCTTCCCGCTCCACGAGGGAAGCGATGGTCACCCATTTATCCACGGTCATGCCGCCGGGAACCTTGTTGTTCGCCAGTTTGTCGCGAACCTCCAGATTTTCCATCCGCTTGGCGAACTCCTCCAGCATCTTGTTGACAATATTTTCAGGTGTCTCATCTTTCCGGAAATAGTAGGTACTTGGAAACAGATACCCTTCCAGGCGATACGGCCGTTCGGGATGCTTGGGGATCTCCGTTTCAAAATTGTATTTGGGTTTTTTGTTGTTGAGCATATCCAGGAAACCTGCTTTGTCAAAGCCCGCTTTTTCCAGAATCTCCGCAATTTGACGGGCGTTTTTCCCTTCCGGAATGACCACTTTGACCGTGTTTTCATCACCGGAAGAGAGTTTGGCCAGGATGTCATCCAGTGATTCGTCCGGCAAGATTTCATAGTAACCTGCCCGCAGATCGGTCTTCCCCTTCATCTGGACGTAATAGCGGAAGAAATAGGATTCCCGGATCAGGCGTTTCTCCTTGAGAATTTTCCCGATTTGTTGAATGGAGGAATTTTCCGGAATTTCCACTTCCACCGGTTGGGTGCGTTTTGGTGATCCCAACGTGAAGTCAACGTAGAAATACCCCAACAGCGCCCATCCCGCCAGAAGCACCAGCGTGAAAAAGATGCGCCAAAACCATCTCATGCGTCAGACTCCTTTGAGAACACATTGTTTCAATTACACACCTTCGAAATCTTATTCTATGTTAGCATAGCCATCAAAAAAAAGGACGAGGGTATCCCCCCGTCATCATCAAGAATCATAGAAATATAACATTTCGTCCACGACTTCGGCAACGGTTTCCCATTCATTGTCATCATCAATTTCCATGGGAACTCCCTGTTCAATCCGGAACAGGCCCGCTTCGTCCGGGTGGTCGTCAAACGATTGCAAAATGGCATAATGACGGCCGGATGTCTCCAGTTCGCCGAGCACCCGGTAATGAACGGCGGATCCGTCCGGCAGGTGATGGACATACGGTTCGCCGGGCGACAGGGAATCGCGGAGACGGCGCACCTCCCTGACGCCCCGGTCGTCAGGGGAGCCCGAAAACGCCCTCAACCCTGATCCTCCGTCTCTCCCTCTTCTTCCTCATCCCAATCGGAAAAGAGGGTGTTGAACATCTCTTCCACCATGTCCCATTCTTCTTCGTTGTCTTCGTCGATCATTTCCAGCCGGAATTCGCCGCCGTCGTCATTGTAGCGGAATGCCAGCACTTCCTGATATTCTTCTTCATCGTCCTCTTCGGACTGCACCGGAGTGACGAACATGTACTTTTTGCCGGTATCGTTGTGTTCGAACGTGTAAAGGACCTCGAATTCTTCGTCTTTTCCTTCGTCGTTGGGGATGATGAGAATTTCTCTGTCCTGTGCTTCATGGTTGCTCATGATTTTTCCTCCTTTGCGCATCGAGAAAACCTTGGAGAATCCAGGTCGCCGCCAGCCGGTCGATGACCTGTTTGCGTTTTTTCCGGGAAACGTCCGCCTCGAGCAGGGTCCGTTCCGCGGCCATGGTGGACAATCGTTCGTCCCAGAGGTGAACGGGAAGACCATACCGGTTTTTCAGCGTATCGGCCACCTGCATGGAATCTTCCCCGCGGGGACCGATGGTTCCGTTCATGTTTCTGGGAAGCCCGACCACCACTTCGGAGACACGGTACTCCTCCATCAATCGGTCCAACCGGTCCAGCCAGTTTTCATCCCG from Staphylospora marina includes:
- a CDS encoding MFS transporter, whose product is MKDRYHYLKLLKERNVRLLWYSTTSNLLGDQLHEIALLWLVLQMSGSGNHVALVMLASRTPLFIVGLMGGVYSDRWNKIRTITIVNTICSVLVLTAPVLYIFNMLTVPSLVSLAAVIGIARCFGFPAYSGLIPDFVEKNRLQGLNGLLDTTKRVARSMGPAWGGTLTKIVPVAVLFVIDALSYLLSAVFVKAAKPIHVEPAEETTKTSKKSFAEDLFEVWQYIKKEKSLGLTMIGFGLYNVAYALGYWIGIPSLSKMLGNSPSAYSYLIASFGLGGLIANLTIGKWKMTNKSVVVCIGFAIVGSGFVILGTASNMYWAYAFGFCCAFGLPLMDIAMPAKIQEDTKREMIGRVFSLWRTLAEAGLTTGLLLGSFLNLANHPRVVFISAGIYAICVALVFMGLLKLRTKTPETSTERNVQ
- a CDS encoding type II toxin-antitoxin system death-on-curing family toxin; the protein is MNHEEAKSLVDRLIRQAVEQLEELEPKPDVPIDVNYLTLEEILLAHEAVMRQYDEPENGGVLHPDALKSAVRRPQMVAFEVELHPTIWHKAAALFQSIVQGHVFRNGNKRTGLTVLLYFLDKNGFYPEQLPPALAEEFTVAVAGDPRLKGEEASRILATVIWMLFHIE
- a CDS encoding AbrB/MazE/SpoVT family DNA-binding domain-containing protein, with product MSEVAKEYRKVNKLGHSLSVTIPKKLADQYGIRQGDVVEFIPSDKGILIRPSQTLPPNVDPRFFESMQKIFRDFDETLKNLKDR
- the sigK gene encoding RNA polymerase sporulation sigma factor SigK, with protein sequence MPGLVTALFMLLKEMLIFVSYVKNNAFPHPLSEEEEEKCLQLMKQGDREARNRLIEHNLRLVAHIVKKFENTGEDNEDLISIGTIGLIKAIESYQPDKGTKLATYAARCIENEILMHLRSLKKARKDVSLQDPIGTDKEGNEITLIDILGTDRDEVVDLVQTRIEKKKIYSHLHILDDREQEVIRYRFGLGGGKEKTQREIAKELNISRSYVSRIEKRALIKLFHEFYRSGGNRGSMG
- a CDS encoding NUDIX hydrolase; its protein translation is MAKEAFLRPAMPDVLKQWHIRLERLQPEPDNLVLDAGCNLGDLIDTMFREKGAIPLNNDLAFRYEWKYKKEDLKYCPRCGHRFSLEDLHIPDQPQLVCHRCRFVFYLDPKLAVVAVVLNRERTKVLLLQRNEAPGKGLWAFPGGYVERGQDLFETIQNEVKEETGLTVKVGKIIDTLSLPEDGLVQLTY
- a CDS encoding sulfotransferase family 2 domain-containing protein yields the protein MKPIIIFSHIPKTGGLTMRRFLDRHFRPGQIFKYPAHSEAHKIRLSAAQISRIRCVYGHCRFGVHKLFRRPFKYFSMVRDPLNRIISAYYFIRSSPSNRLHHMVSNMSLHDFVFSNDPLIREPLSNHQTRFISGMKNPDLKVALENIRKHYLLVGLTEKYPESVFLLNRAMGWAHRPYTRENVTKSRPKDPPVTPEMIDHIKKQNRLDYDLYAYCQERLESRLSALSPSEKRQLARYVRIHAK
- the bacA gene encoding undecaprenyl-diphosphate phosphatase yields the protein MNWWDIFVAFVLGTVEGLTEFAPVSSTGHMIIVGEELLHFTGERAATFEVFIQLGSILAVVVVFWKRMLSLIGIQVGEFKESESGSLSIVHILLAMLPAVVVGLIAHDFIKEVLFSPQRVVIGLIAGGALMILAETIMRKPTATSLDHITYKQAFIIGMFQLLALWPGFSRSGSTISGGILSGADHKTASEFSFIVAVPMMLGANVLSLYKSWDILGAKDIPLFATGFVVAFIVSLLAIKFFLQLIPKTRLLPFALYRFAVAGIFILFFL
- a CDS encoding peptidoglycan D,D-transpeptidase FtsI family protein, whose amino-acid sequence is MKRGRAAFISFVFACCFSVILVRLYSIQVEPVHGFTRFGTPEDLAERARENQDREIIIDSGRGQILDRKGRPLRGEGTWRILAFPMTREQIGLREEKIGRLAALIGHDSERLKKRLSELEHPVILTDEKGGEIVLEADERLQVEKLSIPGIFPVLSDGRTATGNLAKQVIGQVVRAPELMKKRFGEEVEAGKWSAHSPLGISGIESAFEPFLHSEAWNLLAYTATNTGRPLNGVALRTKTGQGAGDTPEHTLITTLDREIQRRVETILRDEQVKDGAAIVQEIATGNILAMASQGDESGNKSGDGWINRAVTEKTPGSIFKTVVAIAALEEGIVTPDTEFHCDGHWEKYNLRDSGQKGHGKQTFAQAFANSCNLVMGQVAIKLGAEKLEAYAKRLGLGQKIIWRGTVFQDPQFAQLPEEQSGVIFKEQREKNDPWALVRTAIGQQSVRVTPVQAADLVTALFHGGRPPQPRLVTEIRSEDGRTIWKFDNHYMPGAKPIREDTLRAVRMMMRGVVTHGTARSVGGGAWNLAGKTGTAETGTKENPVYNKWMIGFGPWEKPRYSVAVVLSNITDSDDPKAKRIFRRIMDELSRVEKEGITENGKENLTNIKGK
- a CDS encoding GNAT family N-acetyltransferase gives rise to the protein MEAGSFFGHVSPEGRVVSASAVFAYGSRLSSLGLVMVDPEWRRRGLATEAVRHCMGICAPWSSSGHGLGKSRSPGPKPALCPCRSGIRVTEVAGGHDNTRPLRVKERVLSFEGSVSLRTLGVCSCFPGSY
- the mltG gene encoding endolytic transglycosylase MltG, producing the protein MRWFWRIFFTLVLLAGWALLGYFYVDFTLGSPKRTQPVEVEIPENSSIQQIGKILKEKRLIRESYFFRYYVQMKGKTDLRAGYYEILPDESLDDILAKLSSGDENTVKVVIPEGKNARQIAEILEKAGFDKAGFLDMLNNKKPKYNFETEIPKHPERPYRLEGYLFPSTYYFRKDETPENIVNKMLEEFAKRMENLEVRDKLANNKVPGGMTVDKWVTIASLVEREGQVKAEFPKIAGVIYNRLNSNQYPKLQIDATIVYIYSMKGQKVMPTQKMTKLEHPYNTYHIKGLPPGPIGCPGEDALKAALEPTKHNYYFYVTKEDGSGEHYFASDYQQHQKYINMSRENRSKRQASGD
- a CDS encoding DUF1292 domain-containing protein; translation: MRAFSGSPDDRGVREVRRLRDSLSPGEPYVHHLPDGSAVHYRVLGELETSGRHYAILQSFDDHPDEAGLFRIEQGVPMEIDDDNEWETVAEVVDEMLYFYDS
- a CDS encoding DUF1292 domain-containing protein → MSNHEAQDREILIIPNDEGKDEEFEVLYTFEHNDTGKKYMFVTPVQSEEDDEEEYQEVLAFRYNDDGGEFRLEMIDEDNEEEWDMVEEMFNTLFSDWDEEEEGETEDQG
- the ruvX gene encoding Holliday junction resolvase RuvX, coding for MDEFSMDIEGSSRVLGLDVGQRRIGVAVSDSLGWTAQGVCVIQRDENWLDRLDRLMEEYRVSEVVVGLPRNMNGTIGPRGEDSMQVADTLKNRYGLPVHLWDERLSTMAAERTLLEADVSRKKRKQVIDRLAATWILQGFLDAQRRKNHEQP